The following coding sequences lie in one Paraburkholderia largidicola genomic window:
- a CDS encoding maleate cis-trans isomerase family protein, which yields MSKTYRIGQIVPSSNTTMETEIPAMLRLREAIRPERFTFHSSRMRMKKVVKEELAAMDAESDRCAIELSDARVDVLGYACLVAIMAMGRGYHRVSQARLTKHTAENGAAAPVLTSAGALVDALKVIGAKRIVVVAPYMKPLTELVVDYIRNEGYEVLDYRALEIPDNLEVGRHDPARLPEIVKTLNYADADAIVLSACVQMPSLPAVAKVEAMTGKPVITAAIATTYAMLRELDLEPIVPGAGALLSGAY from the coding sequence ATGAGCAAGACTTATCGGATCGGCCAGATCGTGCCGAGCTCGAACACCACGATGGAAACGGAAATTCCGGCGATGCTGCGCCTGCGCGAAGCGATCCGCCCGGAGCGCTTCACGTTCCATTCGAGCCGCATGCGCATGAAGAAGGTCGTGAAGGAAGAGCTTGCCGCGATGGACGCCGAATCGGACCGCTGTGCGATCGAGCTTTCCGATGCGCGCGTCGACGTGCTCGGTTATGCGTGCCTCGTCGCGATCATGGCGATGGGACGCGGCTATCACCGCGTGTCGCAGGCGCGCCTGACGAAGCACACCGCGGAGAACGGCGCGGCCGCGCCCGTGCTGACCAGCGCGGGTGCGCTGGTCGATGCGCTCAAGGTGATCGGCGCGAAGCGCATCGTCGTGGTCGCGCCGTACATGAAGCCGCTCACGGAACTGGTGGTCGATTACATCCGCAATGAAGGTTACGAAGTGCTCGACTATCGCGCGCTCGAAATTCCCGACAACCTCGAAGTCGGCCGTCACGATCCCGCGCGCCTGCCCGAGATCGTCAAGACGCTGAACTACGCGGACGCCGACGCCATCGTGCTGTCCGCCTGCGTGCAGATGCCGTCGCTGCCCGCCGTCGCGAAGGTCGAGGCCATGACGGGCAAGCCGGTGATCACGGCCGCAATCGCGACGACTTACGCGATGCTGCGCGAACTGGATCTCGAACCGATCGTCCCGGGCGCGGGAGCGCTGCTTTCGGGCGCTTATTGA
- a CDS encoding FAD-dependent monooxygenase, with product MSKPRIAIIGAGLGGVAAAALLQRAGHDVRLYEQAPAFSRLGAGIHLGPNVMKIMRRIGCEDALNVMGSHPDYWYSRDWKTAEAIAQIPLGDYALKTYGASYLTVHRGDFHALMTQAVTPGTITFGKFLQSVEDTGSDVRLTFADGSVEVADLVIGADGVNSKIREHLLGAEPPRYTGYVAHRAVFPASLLGNRAYDMCVKWWSEDRHMMVYYVTEMRDEYYYVTGVPQAEWPAGVSMMDSSRDEMREAFEGFHPDVQNLIDVSPSITKWPLLERDPLPLWSRGRLVLLGDACHPMKPHMAQGAAMAIEDAAMLSRCLDETGATDYAGAFALYEANRAARASKVQLVSHNNTWLRTNEDPAWVFAYDVFNVPLVSPQVAGAKEAATA from the coding sequence ATGAGCAAACCCCGTATCGCCATCATCGGCGCCGGCCTCGGCGGCGTGGCTGCCGCCGCCCTGTTGCAGCGCGCCGGCCACGACGTGCGTCTCTACGAGCAGGCGCCCGCGTTCTCGCGCCTTGGCGCGGGCATTCACCTCGGCCCGAACGTGATGAAGATCATGCGGCGCATCGGTTGCGAAGACGCGCTCAATGTCATGGGTTCGCATCCCGATTACTGGTACAGCCGCGACTGGAAAACGGCCGAGGCGATTGCGCAGATTCCGCTGGGCGATTACGCGTTGAAGACCTACGGCGCGAGCTATCTGACCGTGCATCGCGGCGACTTTCATGCGCTGATGACGCAAGCCGTCACGCCGGGCACGATCACGTTCGGCAAGTTCCTGCAATCGGTCGAAGACACGGGCAGTGACGTGCGCCTCACGTTCGCGGACGGCAGCGTCGAGGTGGCGGACCTCGTGATCGGCGCAGACGGCGTGAACTCGAAGATCCGCGAGCATCTGCTCGGCGCGGAGCCGCCGCGTTATACGGGCTATGTCGCGCATCGCGCGGTGTTTCCCGCGTCGTTGCTCGGCAACCGTGCGTACGACATGTGCGTGAAGTGGTGGTCGGAAGACCGTCACATGATGGTCTACTACGTGACCGAGATGCGCGACGAGTACTACTACGTGACGGGCGTGCCGCAAGCCGAATGGCCTGCGGGCGTGTCGATGATGGACAGCAGCCGCGACGAAATGCGCGAGGCGTTCGAAGGTTTCCATCCGGATGTGCAGAACCTGATCGACGTGTCGCCGTCCATCACCAAGTGGCCGCTGCTCGAACGCGATCCGCTGCCGCTGTGGAGCCGTGGCCGTCTCGTGCTGCTCGGCGATGCCTGCCACCCGATGAAGCCGCACATGGCGCAAGGCGCGGCAATGGCGATCGAAGACGCGGCGATGCTGTCACGCTGTCTCGACGAAACGGGCGCGACCGACTACGCAGGCGCGTTCGCGCTGTATGAGGCCAATCGCGCGGCGCGGGCGTCGAAGGTGCAGCTGGTGTCGCACAACAACACGTGGTTGCGCACCAACGAAGACCCGGCATGGGTGTTCGCGTACGACGTCTTCAACGTGCCGCTCGTGTCGCCGCAAGTGGCGGGCGCGAAAGAAGCCGCGACCGCGTAA
- a CDS encoding (2Fe-2S)-binding protein, with protein MLQSASHARPLTLKVNGETRTIEGATPDTPLLYILRNDCELNGPKYGCGLGQCGACTVLVDGQPARSCVVPVAAAHAREVTTLEGLGTPDALHPVQRAFIDEQAAQCGYCLNGMIMSATALLARNPSPDDDAIRDALRFNLCRCGTHLEIVRAVKRAALYLQQQHGD; from the coding sequence ATGTTGCAATCCGCTTCCCACGCGCGGCCGCTCACACTGAAGGTGAACGGCGAGACACGCACCATCGAAGGCGCGACGCCCGATACGCCGCTCCTCTACATCCTGCGCAACGACTGCGAGCTGAACGGTCCGAAGTACGGCTGCGGTCTTGGCCAGTGCGGCGCGTGTACCGTGCTCGTCGATGGTCAGCCCGCGCGTTCGTGTGTCGTGCCCGTCGCGGCGGCGCACGCGCGCGAAGTGACGACACTCGAAGGACTCGGCACGCCCGACGCGCTGCACCCTGTGCAACGCGCGTTCATCGACGAACAGGCGGCGCAATGCGGATACTGTCTGAACGGCATGATCATGAGCGCGACCGCGCTGCTTGCACGCAACCCGTCGCCTGACGACGACGCGATTCGCGACGCGCTGCGCTTCAATCTGTGCCGTTGTGGCACGCACCTCGAGATCGTGCGGGCCGTGAAGCGCGCGGCGCTGTATCTGCAGCAGCAACATGGGGACTGA
- a CDS encoding c-type cytochrome: MSEDDPQALRLKEDRVLLPESTDDAAARRRAQYAWPADGIDADAQLAVEASVAADGTMAKWHYRARVGDAASDTRALGAQASLPPLLYRHAHASVAVDDPSRAIPAQAHAFARESFIDEVAHDARRDPVALRLDHLDATRDAGAREIIRMVSERAAWGAVPHAAHEPASPWLRGRGFAFDGQARDETRHVDTLPDYSPKEGQAHAGPQPMSWSAWVVDLDVNRATGDIAVRRVVAGQGAGTPDAAALQGLPAWQIEEAIARATGVRRIARASHDETGFAAGADTPVSHDLIDAHGERESNVSTRDATDDRRIEQAAAPVAAAIANALYDATGVRFRAPPFDPEQIRRAFAEAGPAVALDAPAAARRPSRWRRWLAGGGIGGVAGGLIGLACSILPGPSAIAPLPAGAGPDASMWSAAMLERGRQIAVAGDCAVCHTTPGGHVNAGGLALETPFGTVWSTNITPDRETGIGTWSYEAFGRAMRHGIARDGRHLYPAFPYTAFARMSESDMMALYAYLMSQPPMKQAAPETKLPFPMNQRRLVAGWNWLFHDAREFQPDPQQSALWNRGKYLVDGAGHCGACHTPRNALGAEKGGFAYLGGGSAEGWDAPALVAGRAAPVPWTEDALFSYLRTGFSAEHGVAAGPMAPVVAGLASLPEADARAISHYIASLSPPVDTAVAAHAAAQRAAGANADALTAAGFQNGRRMFEAACAVCHAESGGVGHLGVRPLMGLNTSVSQASPENLLRVMMHGIDQPATEALGYMPGFKDSFDDQQLAELAGYIRARYAPGQSAWHDLAATAARVREAVH, translated from the coding sequence ATGAGCGAGGACGATCCGCAGGCGTTGCGGCTGAAGGAAGATCGTGTGCTGTTGCCGGAAAGCACGGACGATGCCGCTGCACGACGACGCGCGCAATACGCATGGCCCGCCGACGGCATCGATGCGGATGCGCAGCTCGCTGTCGAAGCGAGCGTCGCGGCGGACGGCACGATGGCGAAGTGGCACTACCGCGCGCGCGTCGGCGATGCGGCGAGCGATACACGCGCGCTCGGCGCGCAGGCATCGCTGCCGCCATTGCTGTATCGCCATGCACACGCGAGCGTCGCCGTCGACGATCCGTCGCGGGCGATTCCCGCACAAGCCCATGCGTTCGCGCGCGAATCGTTCATCGACGAAGTGGCGCACGATGCGCGACGCGATCCTGTCGCGCTGCGGCTCGATCATCTCGATGCCACGCGCGACGCCGGCGCGCGCGAAATCATCCGGATGGTGAGCGAGCGCGCGGCGTGGGGCGCCGTGCCGCATGCCGCTCACGAGCCTGCTTCGCCGTGGCTGCGCGGACGCGGCTTCGCGTTCGACGGCCAGGCCCGCGACGAAACGCGGCACGTCGATACGCTCCCCGACTATTCGCCGAAGGAGGGGCAGGCGCACGCCGGGCCGCAGCCGATGAGCTGGTCGGCGTGGGTGGTCGATCTCGACGTCAATCGCGCCACGGGCGATATTGCCGTGCGCCGGGTCGTCGCGGGCCAGGGCGCGGGGACGCCGGATGCCGCAGCGCTGCAAGGGCTGCCCGCGTGGCAGATCGAAGAAGCGATTGCGCGCGCGACAGGCGTGCGCCGGATCGCGCGCGCGTCGCACGACGAAACGGGCTTCGCGGCGGGCGCGGACACGCCTGTCTCGCACGATCTGATCGACGCGCATGGCGAGCGGGAGTCGAACGTCAGCACGCGTGATGCAACGGACGACCGGCGCATCGAGCAGGCGGCTGCGCCCGTTGCCGCGGCGATCGCGAATGCGCTCTACGACGCGACGGGCGTACGCTTTCGTGCGCCCCCATTCGACCCGGAACAGATTCGCCGCGCGTTCGCCGAAGCGGGGCCCGCTGTCGCGCTCGATGCGCCCGCAGCAGCGCGCCGGCCGTCGCGCTGGCGCAGATGGCTGGCGGGCGGCGGGATCGGCGGCGTGGCGGGTGGCCTGATCGGGCTCGCGTGCTCGATTCTGCCCGGGCCATCGGCAATTGCGCCCTTGCCTGCGGGCGCGGGTCCCGATGCATCGATGTGGAGTGCGGCGATGCTCGAACGCGGCCGCCAGATTGCGGTTGCAGGCGACTGCGCCGTGTGCCACACGACGCCCGGCGGGCACGTCAACGCGGGCGGCCTTGCGCTGGAAACGCCGTTCGGCACGGTCTGGTCGACCAACATCACGCCCGATCGCGAGACGGGCATCGGCACGTGGTCCTATGAAGCGTTCGGGCGCGCGATGCGCCACGGCATTGCCCGCGACGGCCGTCATCTGTATCCGGCGTTCCCGTACACGGCGTTCGCGCGCATGAGCGAGTCGGACATGATGGCGCTTTACGCGTACCTGATGTCACAGCCGCCCATGAAGCAGGCCGCGCCTGAAACGAAGCTGCCGTTCCCGATGAACCAGCGGCGACTCGTCGCGGGCTGGAACTGGTTGTTTCATGACGCGCGTGAGTTCCAGCCTGATCCGCAGCAGTCGGCGCTGTGGAATCGCGGCAAGTACCTGGTGGATGGCGCCGGGCACTGCGGCGCGTGCCACACGCCGCGCAATGCGCTGGGCGCGGAGAAGGGCGGCTTTGCGTATCTGGGCGGCGGCAGCGCCGAAGGCTGGGACGCGCCGGCGCTCGTTGCTGGGCGAGCCGCGCCCGTGCCGTGGACGGAAGACGCGCTGTTCTCCTACTTGCGCACAGGATTCTCCGCCGAGCACGGCGTCGCGGCGGGACCGATGGCGCCCGTCGTCGCAGGGCTTGCGAGCCTGCCCGAAGCGGACGCGCGCGCGATATCACATTACATCGCGTCGCTTTCTCCGCCCGTCGATACCGCCGTCGCCGCGCACGCCGCCGCACAGCGCGCCGCTGGGGCGAATGCAGATGCACTGACCGCGGCCGGCTTCCAGAACGGACGGCGCATGTTCGAGGCGGCTTGCGCGGTATGTCATGCCGAATCGGGCGGCGTGGGCCATCTGGGTGTGCGTCCGTTGATGGGCCTGAATACCAGCGTGAGTCAGGCGAGTCCGGAAAACCTGTTGCGCGTGATGATGCACGGCATCGACCAGCCCGCCACGGAAGCGCTTGGCTACATGCCGGGCTTCAAGGACAGCTTCGACGATCAGCAGCTCGCCGAACTGGCAGGCTACATTCGAGCGCGCTATGCGCCAGGCCAGTCTGCGTGGCACGACCTTGCAGCGACGGCTGCTCGCGTGCGCGAGGCGGTGCATTGA
- a CDS encoding response regulator encodes MANVLLVDDDAENLWSLQLALESDGHHVSVAGDANCALDILRRESIQLMITDYEMPGIDGVELCRLVHEQPAHSGLPIVLLSAAAEPQSQSQSWTRFFRKPARIQDLTATLDAHVAVHQRAVRPQYPRASVRAVLRCQVLPESRWIPVDADCWP; translated from the coding sequence GTGGCAAATGTACTGCTGGTCGACGACGACGCGGAGAACCTCTGGTCGCTGCAACTGGCGCTTGAAAGCGACGGTCACCACGTGAGCGTTGCTGGAGACGCCAACTGCGCGCTGGATATCCTGCGTCGGGAATCCATCCAGCTCATGATCACGGACTATGAAATGCCCGGCATCGACGGCGTTGAACTATGCCGTCTGGTGCATGAGCAGCCCGCTCATTCCGGCTTGCCTATCGTGCTGTTGTCGGCGGCGGCCGAACCGCAAAGCCAGTCACAGTCCTGGACGCGCTTTTTCCGCAAACCGGCCCGCATCCAGGATCTGACGGCCACGCTCGATGCCCACGTCGCCGTGCACCAGCGCGCCGTGAGGCCGCAGTATCCGAGAGCCTCTGTGCGCGCGGTCCTGAGATGCCAGGTTCTGCCTGAATCGCGCTGGATTCCCGTCGATGCCGACTGCTGGCCATGA